From Sporosarcina sp. Te-1, the proteins below share one genomic window:
- a CDS encoding FMN-binding glutamate synthase family protein, whose protein sequence is MTTTILVLVLVVVPISIAIFIFFYDKRQKQHAILRNYPILGRLRYTTEKAGPELRQYLFEGDNEGKPFSRTEYLHMVLPGKYLSGIIGFGSKRDFEGAGYYIRNAMFTKQNEEMRVDNEDLVKTMRYYIDEEGLLSRHEHREEVPALPWLLPEEDAIVIGPDCRHPFRVRSLLGQSAMSYGALGQNAITALSKGIGMAKEAWMNTGEGGLSPYHLAGDAHIIAQIGSGLFGFRTEDGEFSWERLTEKAVLPQVKAFEIKMAQGAKMRGGHVEGEKVTEEIAKIRNVTPYTTINSPNRFKQFSDYPTLFEFIDKIREHTGKPVGIKIVIGSKEDAEELASFMQETGKGPDFISLDGAEGGSGATYQDLADSVGLPLRSSLILLDDALRKYEVRERVKLIASGKITTPDKAAIALAMGADLVQVARGFMISVGCIMAQRCHTNDCPAGVATTDPKLQKGLVVEEKKFRVTNYILTMREGLFRIAAAAGLDSPTKLARHHIVYQDERGRVYQVE, encoded by the coding sequence ATGACGACGACGATTTTAGTGCTGGTGCTAGTGGTTGTACCGATATCTATAGCTATTTTCATTTTTTTCTATGACAAGCGTCAGAAGCAGCACGCTATTTTGCGAAATTATCCAATTTTGGGGAGGCTCCGTTATACGACAGAAAAAGCGGGCCCCGAACTAAGACAGTATCTATTTGAAGGGGATAATGAAGGGAAGCCATTCAGCCGTACAGAATACTTACATATGGTGTTGCCGGGAAAATACTTGAGCGGCATTATTGGCTTCGGTTCCAAGCGTGATTTTGAAGGGGCAGGCTATTATATCCGTAATGCGATGTTTACCAAGCAGAATGAAGAGATGCGGGTAGATAATGAGGATCTAGTGAAGACAATGCGTTACTATATTGACGAGGAAGGGCTTCTCTCCAGACATGAACATCGGGAAGAGGTGCCTGCTTTGCCATGGTTGCTGCCAGAAGAGGATGCGATCGTGATCGGGCCTGATTGCCGTCATCCTTTCCGTGTCCGCAGTCTGCTCGGCCAGTCGGCCATGAGTTATGGCGCTCTCGGACAAAATGCCATCACCGCCCTGTCAAAAGGGATCGGGATGGCGAAAGAAGCATGGATGAATACGGGAGAGGGGGGGCTCTCACCGTATCATCTTGCGGGGGATGCTCATATTATTGCCCAAATCGGTTCGGGTTTATTCGGCTTTCGTACAGAAGATGGAGAATTTAGTTGGGAACGGTTGACCGAAAAGGCGGTACTCCCGCAAGTGAAGGCGTTTGAAATCAAAATGGCGCAAGGTGCCAAGATGCGCGGCGGCCATGTGGAAGGAGAAAAGGTGACGGAAGAGATTGCGAAAATTCGGAATGTCACGCCTTACACGACTATCAATAGCCCAAACCGTTTTAAGCAATTTTCCGATTACCCGACCCTATTTGAGTTCATCGATAAGATTCGGGAACATACCGGTAAGCCGGTCGGCATAAAAATCGTTATCGGCAGCAAGGAGGACGCAGAGGAGCTCGCTTCCTTCATGCAGGAAACGGGAAAAGGTCCCGACTTCATTTCGCTGGACGGGGCGGAAGGCGGATCAGGGGCCACGTATCAGGACCTCGCGGACAGTGTCGGCTTGCCGCTTCGTTCATCGCTCATCTTGTTGGATGATGCCCTCCGAAAATATGAGGTGCGGGAGCGGGTGAAACTAATTGCCTCCGGCAAAATTACGACACCCGACAAGGCGGCGATTGCCTTGGCCATGGGTGCAGATCTTGTGCAGGTAGCTCGCGGATTTATGATTTCGGTCGGCTGCATCATGGCGCAACGCTGCCATACGAATGATTGCCCGGCAGGTGTTGCCACAACCGATCCGAAGCTGCAAAAAGGATTGGTTGTCGAGGAGAAGAAATTCCGGGTAACAAATTACATCTTGACGATGCGTGAAGGATTATTCCGAATTGCGGCAGCTGCCGGACTTGATTCGCCGACAAAACTCGCGCGTCATCATATTGTATATCAAGACGAACGAGGCCGTGTATATCAGGTTGAATAA